The Crassostrea angulata isolate pt1a10 chromosome 1, ASM2561291v2, whole genome shotgun sequence nucleotide sequence TCTTATCTCCCCTTCATTAACCCCACATCTGGTTATGTATGCAACGATAATGGCCTCCATACCGATGCAGCACATCTCTCTGTCACCGGTTACAATGTAAGCTACTGACCATCACATCCAATGGCCCATCCATCATCCGTTTTTCTGGCACTAGCACACACATTCAGCATTATCAACTAAGTATCATGGCAGCTTAATTTGCTCATTAAGTCTATGAATCCCAAACATCCACTTTACTTTGGTGACCAACAAGTTCATAAACTCTGTACAGTATGTTACTCAATTCCCCATGAAACAAGCAGCTACTCACATAAAACTAACAGAACCTGTTTCAAATTCAGAACCTGATAAGCATGCTTTGGTCTTTTGAACAACAGCAAAGGAGGAGATAATTCATCAAGTCACACTTGCCTTGAAGAAAGGGAGGCAATTCATCATCAGGGGGGTTAGCTGATGTTAAACAGATCATTATGCTCTGAATCTGCTTTTAGATAAAGACCTCTAATCCATAGATCAGCAGAGAATTAATCACTTTAATGTGAAATGTTTATGAAGAATGTAGAAATGATAAGAAAATTATATTGACCTTTAATTTGTTTCTGCTCCCAGTGGGGTTGTTAGGGTGTTTAGCTGCATCTGTCAAAAACATTAAGAGGTGCACCGTGCTGCAGGGGTTTTCACAATCATTTCACTCAACGGGGATAAATCAATAGGCTACTGCCTCCGCTACTTGTCTTAACAAGTCATTTATATTCTCATTTTGAAAAGTTACTTGAAAGAGTAGTGTCAGAATATGAATTAGAAATGACACTTTTTGAGATGTGTTTCTCCTAGGCAACTGCAGGACATCAGACAACAAAAAACTGAGACTTTGATGTTCTCCACAGCAATAAACTTTATTAACAGtgtcatatgtaaaaaaaaatatatttcatgaaaGAGAAGTTTGTTATTAAAGTTCAAAatgatttcttcttttttcaagcattttcatttgtttttgacAGTTCGGATCAATGGTTTCTGTGCATGACAGTCCTTAAGACTTTGGaatcaaaaaaattatcaatagaAACCTCAAGAATTATTCTCGTCTCTTCTATCTGACAATTGCCCCTCCTTCTTTCCGGCATTGTCTTCTTCTTGACCTTTCCACAAACGACAGAGGTCACCGAGGTCAATCTCACTTTGTAGCCATCCATCCATCCAGGTTTGCTTGGGATGTTGGGGGGACATAATTTATCAATTACAACCATCTTCAGAAGGCCACATCTTTTGTTCTTTCACTCCATCAAACCAGATCATGTTTTTAATAGATGGTGCTTCACAAACTCACGACAAGCAATCACCTCTAATTGAATTCCTGCCTTTATAATGATGGAAGAATTCATCTCCCATTGAAATATCACACATTATCTGCCATCGTGCATGCCTAATTTCTTTTCAGATTTTCAACTCTTGTATTGGACTAATTAgtctttttttgtttaactgAGAAGATCGTTTGCCAAGTGAACATGTACTATAGAGTTAATTAATTTGATGCCCATGCAATGATTTGGTCACAGTGCTTGTCTCCTGTCTTCAAAGACAGTCCCTCTTGATTTCGTGAAAATAAAAGAGAATGAACAACTAAGCACAGTCTGCTCACTGATTAAGACTTGGTTATAATTAAATATCTGCTCAGCAACTATTTACAAACAAACATCTCAACAACTTTTAATTATTCTTGACAAAAAAGTTCCCTGAAAAACCATATTGCTCAGGCATCtcactttccttttttttcttttcatagaTCTAATGACCGCTCTCCAACCAACCCTCCCTTTTTGATGACAATGCCCACTAATTATTGTTTTGTTGACAACGTCTCAATATGTAATTCATTGGAGGCCATTTTTTATAGCTATGGGATAATGATGACACTGCTACATGGGAATCTCCTCTCCCCGCCACCATGATGACAATTATCCCAGTGACTGATGATCCCAACTCTGTCCATTAGGACACATCAAGGCTCTCAGTTAGAGGGGGAGAGGGCAAACCTAGGGGTGAAGATTGTGTTAATCAGCCAATTTATATACATTCTTTAGTGctgaaatataaaagaaaaacctTTCCCCTCTCCAGACAGTACAAGATCTTATTCAGACCAGTTTATCCCAATGTAAAGATTCTGAAAGAATTACACAGAGAAGTAATAACTCAAGGGTTTGGGGGTACAGGACTAATTTGATACAGTCAATACTGGTAAGCACATGAGTTGCTTTGATCATGTTTTCCTGTGTAAATCTATTCCCGCTCTTCAGTTGATAAGAAATATTGAATCCGAATGGATATTGAGGGGTTGCTTGTGATGAATGTAGAGTTGTTATTGACCAAGCTCCTGGATCTGTTGGGAAGACAGGAgacagagagagggagagacATCCTGTGTAGAGATGATGGATTAAAGAACCAATCCTGTCTAAGAACAATAGATATCGACCAATCAAATTTAGATCCATTGACCTGATATGCTTCAATTGTCATCTGTTCATCTATTATACTTGTATTTTTTGCATCTCTCGGAGGACCTCAATTATCTTTTCTTTCACAACAAAATCTTCTATCATGGCCATTTGCCTAGTGGTTATCAAACCATAAGGTGAATGGTTCAAATTCAGTTGCAATAGATTCACCAATTGCCTAGTGGTTATCAAACCATAAGGTGAATGGTTCAAATTCAGTTGCAATAGATTCACCAATAAGTAACCTTCTTCTTTGTTCATATCCATGGAATCACTAACTTCATTATTATTGGTCTACATATGAGTATTATGACTTAAACAATCTTTTAAGTAATTTATGGAGCTGAATCAACTCTCACCACCcttaaaattacaattacttggaATCAAAATTGATAACAAATCTAAATCAATCATAACCCCAGCACCAACCCtgtatttataatatagttttgCCTTATATCAGATGATAGTAGATTGTAATTATCTAGCACCttagataaatatataaatggcTTCAGTCCATGTGTAACTTCTGCATTTTAACCTGTAAGACACAGCTACTAGTATCAAGTCCAAGTTACCGAGTCTATTGAACCCTTTGTTCATCAGACAGCTAAGCTGGCATTCCATAAAGCATTGCTGGTCCTCATTAATACTTGAAGTAACATCAAAGTGCTAATGCTGTCTCAGACTAAAAAGAATGAATTTCAATATTGTGTCTAATTTACAAGGTTTTCTGCCTCTGCCATTTCTATGAAATGATGTTCTTCAAAGATTTTCCAAGTAACAAGTTttaaagtttcagctttctccattttattccaattttagacAGATAACAATAATTTATGGAACAAATAAATCTGTTTACTGTTGATATGCTGCAGTTTTTCATAATTAAGAAATAGGCTTTCACAAACAGCCTTTCAAGTCATATATCATTTTGCAAAACTTGATGAGTAAAAACTATGGATGTGTATTGCATTTTGAAAGTTTGCACAAGTATTAGCATTCAAGCTGGCATACACTGTGTCAAACGATGACAAGTTACAACAATTCTAATTTCCACAGGGATCAATTTGTCTGTAATATAACCAGAGTTTAAGAGACAATTAAGAAGTTTGAATTTATCACTAGAAGTTTatgaatatatatcataaatggAGAGTTGTCATCCAGTGCAAACTTATAACATATACTTCCCAAAATAAAGCAGCAGACATTTCAGCATCTTTCAAATATAATAAGACTTGATCTAACATGTCTATGAAAAGCTTCTAAATGAATTGGATGAGGAAAAGCTGAGATTATATGTAGCtggtaaaataaataacataatgAAAAGCTCCCACCTGAATCAGACCAATAGATATTTACATATCATTTGCATACATATGCAAATTCACTTGTGAAGCACAATTTCCTCTATTTAAAACTCTTGAAGACTAAATTACTCTGGCTATTGATATTTTCCTCTGAATTTCTCACTTATTAAATTGTATTGGGGTCCTTCAATTCATCATTCCAGTTCATTTCCATCTTTGTATCTAATATTAAAGGACAGAATTGTCAAATCCATGCATACCTCATTTACATATTTCAATAAATCATACAAATTTTAAGTAAAGGaatccaaattattttttttaaatttattttttaaatgataaatgtgtACATCTAAATATGCATATACCTTTGCTCTAATTTAGAATCAACCGTGCAACATTGCTGAAAAATTGCATTTACAATGTTTGATAGAGAAACTTTTTGAATTGAAGTACCGAGATacatgtttgaatttcattttatttttttagcgGACAACTACCATGGTTTTCTGTATCGCCTAGAGGATGACTCCAAGTTGTTACCAATCTACGATTTGAATGGCTACTTGTCTGGAATACAAGCCATTGTAAGTATCCAAATAACTTTATAAGTACACCTTTTTTACTTATAAATACCAGCACGTTAACACAACATGGTAAATTAGTACTTATCGCTTATGTCAGAACTAAAAAAGTACATCATGATCTAGTGCAGTTCAACTATCCCGGCAGGAAAAAACAAAATGGAGAACATTTCAGCCTCAATCGTTGACAAAGACGGTATGGTCGATTAAATTTCCATTGATGGTCTTCTCGACATGATACATCAATAGCAAAAAGAGCTTGTTAATGGAGGAAGAAAGCGGACCGAGACGCCATGTAAACATGCAATAGCAATGATGTCACATCCTAGCTAAGCAATTTCTGTAGTAACTTTATATAACACTCATCctaatttaattatattaacaGATATTCTGACTGTGACCCCCTAAATGATCACCAGACATGCAATCCGTAATTAACGCTAACTAAGCCACCGCAGCATATTATTAGAGGACCAGTTTAGCCTGATTTACGGACCCTTTTTCATGGCAGTAATGATAATTTACTTAGTCTGGAAAGTGAACTGACAGCAAGCATATATTCTTGATTTTGGGGTCTTAAAATTCTCTCCAATAAAGACAAGAGAAGAACGGACTGCAATAGATTTAAATCAATAGTACAGATACACCCAAGTGAAAAGTGTAGTCGGTTATTAGAAGTCACTTGGAGTCGGTTTAAATTTAGTGAAATGCAATAACAATACACTTGATGTCTGTAGAATCCAGAAATATTCCTTTCCATAGGTATCATAGACTATCTCAGAActaaatcatttctttttttgataaaaaaaaaattgtgtacaaGATTAATAGTATGTGCATATTAAGtgtataaaataatgttatcatGTACTCTGTATATTCTATCATTGTAATGTACCAGTATCAAACtggtgaagaaaaaaattttcaatgcaCATATGATTTATGACCACTTTCTTTGTCTATATACATCAATCCTGTTTAAATCATACCTCAATGGTCTAAATGTGGCATCTTATTTTACCCACTTCAAATTCAGACATAGTCAAGACAAAGGAAAGTGAGTGCAGTGGAGATTACTGAATCCATTACTATAATTAGCGCGATGACATCCACAGTATGCCCTTAGATTATATAGCTCCTGGGGACTGTTTATTTGAGCATTGTGAGAAGGCCTCCATTATAATATACCATTAGCCATTTGTCGAGTCACCGGTCTTGTCAAATTCTGTCTTCAGACAGAGACCCCAAGCAAACGTCTCGCCCTGAAAGGAGCTCCAATTGGGTGAAATTAACACATCTTAATATCGAATTAACACTGCTTAAAATGGATCAGTTCCAGGGATGCCTCATTAAACTGTGGATATGCACCAAATTTGGCAATTCCTAATGCTCATAATGGACATAAGGGGCCAACAAGACCATAAACAAACCATTTACACATCATAATTATCTCTCCTTTGCATCGGCCATCTTTTGCACATCatctatcaaaattttactttttttgctTCCTTCCATTTCTTCATAACCAAAAACCCCATTTCTTTTACAGTTTTTCTAATTCCATTTATTCCCCAGAGAAGGAATAGCAATCTTGTTTTTACCATAATTTGAGATATTCTTTGTTCTGGAGATAAATGGAGATTGGAATACATTGGTACATGTAACACATAAGTCTGATACAACTGCTTCGGCTTGATAACCAAATGCACAATAGGAGATCCGACCCTCAGGAAACAGTGACATATTTCTCTCCTGTCCACTGTAACTTCAAGTTCCCCCTTTTCTGTGTATACATACATCAGAAGCTAGCAGCAGGTGCTTGCAGATTACTCTCATTCATATTTCCATTGATATTCCCATCTATCTTTCTGCCACCCAAGGAAGAGGGAGAATGGATTGGGCTACAGACCAATAGCAGTATATCCCTGATCTACTGCAAATCTTGTAGGCTACAACTCACATCAGCAACAGTAATGGCATCTGGAGTTTATAAGATGCATGGGTTTCAGCAGGGAAAATGTTCTTTctaattattaaaaaacatatttgtcTAATCCTGTCTTTCGAGAGAAGGAGCTTTGTCATCTGATTATCTCAATACCACTTACATTGATTGggacagaagaaaaaaatctcagAAACAAGAAAACATCATCTATTTTTCATCATACTATATCTGGAAGTGATAATGAAACACCTCACTTTCAGGAAAAGATGAGGTTCTGttcttacattttaattgaagGCGTTGGGGCTTTGCAGCTTTTAGTCCCTTTCTCTCAGCAGGTTTTCTGCAATGTATGACAGAAATATATTGAGAcgttttaaaactgtttatcTAATTTCAGTCTTACTACCGTAGTTATTTAATCCTAGGGGGGATGTCTCATTCAAGACAAGTGACACTCTCAACTACAGATTTCCCATCAGAAAATCTGAAGCCTTTAGCTCTGAATATTTCAGGATTATCttgaattcaattttcaatttacagTATATTATTTGGTATTTTCTTTAAGCTTTAAAACAATTGTCATTCTATGGCTGAAATGTAATTGGACAGAACTTCCCCTAATCAGAAAGTGCACAGATTCAAGGTGTTTCACTGATTTCTAATGCCGACAGAAAAGTAGCGCCATAAAACCCAagataataaaaacaaagtaaattaAGCTAATCAGAATTTTATGATAACTTCATTTCTTTTTACTCTCTTCATAAAAAGCTTGTAATAACATTTTATTCGTATAGAGAAAATAACAAAGCTAATTTTCTATTCCCGTAAAAGTTTACATCCAATCATATTCCAACAAAAATTCATCTCTGGTATATCAAATTACAATTTTAGAAATTCCTTTGAAAATGATGCATCATTCTCAGCATATTATGTAATTTGATGGCCGAcatcaaatatttgattttacttGCCAATCATAATAACGGTATAATTTGTTTCAGATTCCCTCCGATATGAAAGGGTATAACTCCTTCAATGAGTCCATTGAGCTTCCACCTCATGAAATCATGCCACCTGTCTTAGTAGGCAAATCAGACATACAAACCTACACCATTACAGGTAGACAGTTCTAGTCACATAGACAATTACAGACAGGTAGACAAAATTCAATTGTCTTAGATCTGCTAACAAAGTGGGCTTTCActggaaaaattcaaatattcaaagaataaatatataatatatagatatagTCAACATGTTTATTACAATTAAGCTAAAATAGTTGTATAAAAATTTCAACTACCGGTAGTCATGTTGCTATAATTATgatttgcattttaatattaatagaGGTAATGCTACATGATATGAAAATTGCTaaacatttaatgtattttgataatgGAGCAACATGTGTAACTAATACATCAATGTATATTGATGACATATACTGTGTATTTCTCTATTCCAGCATATTTCAAGCATCCCCAGTTGCTGTGTAGTCCGACCTATCTCAGCAATGTGCCCACAGGGAAGGGACTACATATCCAGACCGGATATGATCCAATAAAGCACCACGAACAAATTCCTCTAGAAGCAAAAAACCTGTCCTCGTTATGGAAAAAGGCCCTCTGTCTCACAACTATGGGTAATCAGCTACTGAATACTCTGTCTATCACATGATCAACCAATCTGAGCTTGAATATGGTCCGTAGCCAGAATTTAAAGACTGTGCATCAAATACTTGGCTGATCATTTTATAGTTAGAAATagaaagagttattccccttctAACATTGATTAGTGTTGTATTCAGCCTTACCACTGCAGAGCCTGAGAATCTAAACATTAATTCTTGTTGTCCTAAGATTAATTCAACACTAGCACATAGATGAAGCTGTACACTTCTGATGAGTTCAAAGTTAATTTTCAAGAACATTCTCAATCTTCTACGAAACTCAGCCCATTTTTATTTCTGCTCAATCATTCATTATTTACTGTTAATCAAACTGGAGCTTAGCATCCAGCACTAAAGTTTTCCATCCTCAGTGCATGTAATCATCACAATCCGTTTTTATTGCGAGACTACCCTCCATGAGACACAGAGTAAAATCTTTCCTAATATCCACCTAGCACGATTTTCtgatattttattatcataaatCCTACTTTATGTGAAGTGTGTGAAAATTTTATGAGTGCGAGGTAAAATCCAGAGcgataaagaaaaacaaaaaatccacggcgataaagaaaaacaaaaatttttctGAATCATATATTGTTCATAAAGCCTCAAAACTGTACTCTTCATTTAaatgtggtacatgtataaacatccTGTAAAACTTATTTCATAGAATTATTTGCTCCTTGAAATATCCCatttaattataacaatataCTTTTCTATAACTTCCAGTAAAACATCAAAGGCCCTACAAttctatttatatactgtaaatGTTAGTACATACATAAAGAAATTACACAAGAACCCAAATCAGATTGACTAGCTTTTTTCTATTGACATAATCAAATCAAAGAACAAGATGAAAGCTCTAATTTTTATTAGATTGTTTGCATGCAATGGCCATTAATTCTAGGTATAACTTGTTTGTTCTACTACTGTTGATAATCAGAAAAACTTCACTGATAAATCTCCTGATCAAAGCCTTATGTAAGTGATGATTACTAGTATCTAAAAATATTGGGTCCTCTATATCTACTCTTAGACTCTACGTAAACTTCCATCTGATTTGTTAGGAGCTTAAGACAATGGCAGTGACAACAATGAAACACAGTGTATGCAGGGATATATTCGccctaattttatttttgcccttgGCCTTTATACCCTCGTTTTAAGTGGGCAAATTTAAGGTgcaataacacatcatcacaaaatggctgacctctgattgaaacgacatttcgttttactaaaggattttatcgacagCAATAATTAACATACTctatagccgagtggataaagtgctGGGCTTGCGATCCGTACATCCCAAGTTCGAATCTTGCAGTGgcttaaaattttgttgttgcttactgaattgaattttttgatattcctttttttatccccaaactgcaaatttttcgcttatttgacatatgtacagtttatttgtcattatatctttcataatcaaataatttactgttaatttgaatGACTTTTCCCAGGTGTGTCATTCCACcttaagactgggcaaattccaatgtctcaaattatatCTCTTTTAACATGATTGTACCTGggcgaataaaaaaaaatatggatgaagccgtttgcaagtgtagaagggcgaaaataacacgcgGTTTAAATGAACCTGTATACAGTAACTTTTATAGATATCAATAGGAATCTCACCCATCTTGTTCAGTACGTTTCATCTGACTGACCTTGACCCTCAACCATCAcaattaaatttgattattaCATACTACCAGGTAGTAGCAACATTACAATGATTAAAAGTGTAAGATTGATTTCGACCATTAATTAATTCAAGTATGTTGTATGCACTAGTaacttttctttcaaatataaatcaatatcacaaatggaaaattaattttaatttcaatcctCAACCAGAGAAACAGGATATCTcattaaatgaacaaaaaatgtcGTTCCTTCTATTGTTGGCTAATGTTACTGTAACGACATTCTGATTACAATTGCTGGGGAACTTTAGCATTACCTGAGATTGATACTGATTAATAGCTACACTGCCTCTTATTTGCATTCCACACTGCAGATCTTACTTTCATGGTCAAACCAACTTAAAAGCAGAACATAAAAGTACATTTACGAATCATTACAGAGCCATTAGATTTCAAATCTAAAGTAACCTTTTATACAAGAGAGTCTGGGGAGATCTTTCCTTAGTTCTCTCCCTTTGTTATCTGAGAATCACAGTATCTGCCTCAGAACGGCCTTGGTACACCTAAGCTTCCAATACAAGACCTCTACCCTCTGGCTCCAATCACCCAGCCACATATCTAACATGTTACCTGAACATAGTTCAGATCAAAGCCTAGCAACAGAATTGTTATGCACAAGAATTACCTGGTCTTTCATCTATGCAGGAGAATCCCAGCTTTGATCTTCTCAGTGTGCAATTCATTCctgtaatcaaattaaaaattgaaaattaatttagaTTCACATCAACCTTAACTGCCATTATTACAATGAATATACAGTTTCATCACATGTCCAAACTGATTGCTCAGTATCCAACGTAATACCGTTacttaacatgtttaaattaagAACCTGTTTTTCTATTCCCAGGCACCCACTACTTTTACAATGTATCCAGAGACATGCAGTGTGAGCGATTATACCCGGTGTTTCTGATGTACGACAGTGAGGGACAACTGGCCGCCTTTGGGTGGAGTTTCCAGGGGGAGCCCTACGAAGGGCCTAACTCTATCGTCTCCTGGTACCAAATCAGACCCGAAACTTTTTATGTAAGacttatcaatttttaattgttgcCATGTCATATTGCCTTTTAACTTGTGTGAtaaatgatcttttttttttcacaagttggGATTAAGCTAATGACTCGCTTGGATAAATGCTGACATTATATATCTAGTAACTGAAATACAttctaaaaattcaaatactttttaACGGTAAAATTTACCATTATTTCAGTTTATCTTTGATGTGAATCAGCTTCCACCATGCATGCTTAACCCAAATTTCCGTGTGTTCGGAGTCCATATATGGCTCCAGAACCACAACAAAACCAACATGAGGTGCAACCCTCCCTCCACCCCAGCGCCACAACCGAGAACCACGGTAACCTACAAAGAGCCCCACAGTGGCAGTGGGGCAGGCCCAAATGAAGACAAGCTGGGCTTTGAACAAAGTGATAAAGACCAGATAGTGAAAAATCGGAGGTCAGACAATATTCAGCCTCCGCTGTCAAACAAAAAATCGGGGACAAACTCAGCAGTCCCCAACTCCCTCAACAAGtgcttgtttttatttgtttttgttttaaggaCAATTTTATCTCAATTTAGTGTACAAAATGTATAACAGATGATCATATCTTGTATAAAGTTaatgtaaaacaatttttttttcatctttgaaATAGTATTTTAAACACAAGAAGGAAACTGCTCAACGTGAGGACTAGGTTACACCTGTGTtatcaatgttttgtttatgCTACGTACAGTTTTAGCTGAatttgtaaatacatttttacagatCCATTTGTTTTCTCTGCCTATGTACCACGGTACTTTTAAAATCTGCAGAAAGAAAatttactcttttttttttt carries:
- the LOC128168661 gene encoding uncharacterized protein LOC128168661 is translated as MMDLTMTSVFLLLLPIWTALVSAGVDDMWDGLNIKFGKHRPLPKRKEDAEKENYKRQNDICRTDNYHGFLYRLEDDSKLLPIYDLNGYLSGIQAIIPSDMKGYNSFNESIELPPHEIMPPVLVGKSDIQTYTITAYFKHPQLLCSPTYLSNVPTGKGLHIQTGYDPIKHHEQIPLEAKNLSSLWKKALCLTTMGTHYFYNVSRDMQCERLYPVFLMYDSEGQLAAFGWSFQGEPYEGPNSIVSWYQIRPETFYFIFDVNQLPPCMLNPNFRVFGVHIWLQNHNKTNMRCNPPSTPAPQPRTTVTYKEPHSGSGAGPNEDKLGFEQSDKDQIVKNRRSDNIQPPLSNKKSGTNSAVPNSLNKCLFLFVFVLRTILSQFSVQNV